Proteins found in one Syngnathus acus chromosome 9, fSynAcu1.2, whole genome shotgun sequence genomic segment:
- the LOC119126739 gene encoding 2-oxoglutarate dehydrogenase, mitochondrial isoform X2 gives MLRLRTCAARLRPLGASQAARTAGPRRPAAGAKTSGPVRCYAAPVASEPFLNGTSSNYVEEMYFAWLENPKSVHKSWDVFFRNANAGAPPGAAYQSPLGLSVAPQLSSLVGARPNVEKLVEDHLAVQSLIRAYQIRGHQVAQLDPLGIMDADLDSCVPTDIITSSDKLGFYGLDESDLEKVFRLPTTTFIGGSESALPLKDIIRRLEMAYCQHIGVEFMFINDLEQCQWIRQKFETPGVMQFSLEEKRTLLARMVRSTRFEEFLQKKWSAEKRFGLEGCESLIPALKTIIDMSSGSGVEYVIMGMPHRGRLNVLANVIRKELEQIFCQFDSKLEAADEGSGDVKYHLGMYHRRINRVTDRNITLSLVANPSHLEAADPVVQGKTKAEQFYCGDDDGNRVMSILIHGDAAFAGQGIVYETFHLSDLPSYTTHGTVHVVVNNQIGFTTDPRMARSSPYPTDVARVVNAPIFHVNADDPEAVIYVCKVAAEWRATFHKDVVVDLVCYRRMGHNEMDEPMFTQPLMYKQIKKQKPVLLKYAEKLIADGSVTRQEYEEEIAKYDKICEEAHARSKDEKILHIKHWLDSPWPGFFTLDGQPKSMSCPSTGLTEENLNHIGQVASSVPVEDFTIHGGLSRILKGRAAMVGQRTVDWALGEYMAFGSLLKEGIHVRLSGQDVERGTFSHRHHVLHDQNVDKRICIPMNHLAPDQAPYTVCNSSLSEYGVLGFELGFAMASPNALILWEAQFGDFHNTAQCIIDQFICPGQAKWVRQNGIVLLLPHGMEGMGPEHSSARPERFLQMCNDDPDIMPALSDDFAVRQLYDCNWIVVNCSNPGNYFHVIRRQILLPFRKPLIVFTPKSLLRHPEARSSFDEMLPGSEFKRLIPEEGMAAQRPEEVKRLIFCTGKVYYELIKERKNRDMEATVAIARVEQLSPFPFDQVEAESKRFANADLVWCQEEHKNQGYYDYVKPRIRTTIQRAKPVWYAGRGPAAAPATGNKNTHLLELRRLLDSAFGLDAFQDQQ, from the exons ATGCTTCGCTTAAGGACTTGCGCGGCGCGCTTGCGCCCGCTCGGCGCCTCTCAGGCGGCTCGGACCGCAGGCCCGCGGCGGCCCGCGGCAGGCGCTAAGACGTCTGGGCCCGTAAGGTGCTACGCGGCGCCCGTGGCTTCAGAGCCCTTCCTGAACGGGACCAGTTCCAACTATGTGGAGGAGATGTACTTTGCCTGGCTGGAGAACCCTAAGAGTGTTCACAAG TCGTGGGATGTGTTTTTCCGCAACGCTAACGCCGGCGCCCCGCCTGGGGCCGCCTACCAGTCCCCTCTGGGCCTGTCGGTCGCCCCTCAGCTCTCCTCCCTGGTGGGAGCCCGGCCCAACGTGGAGAAGCTGGTGGAGGACCACCTAGCCGTGCAGTCCCTCATCCGTGCCTATCAG ATTCGCGGTCACCAGGTGGCCCAGTTGGACCCGCTCGGCATCATGGACGCTGATCTGGACTCGTGCGTGCCCACTGACATTATCACGTCCTCCGACAAGCTGG GCTTCTACGGCCTGGACGAGTCAGATCTGGAGAAGGTCTTCAGGCTTCCCACCACCACCTTCATCGGAGGATCCGAGAGCGCTCTGCCCTTGAAGGACATCATCCGACGACTGGAG ATGGCGTACTGTCAGCACATTGGTGTGGAGTTCATGTTCATCAACGACCTGGAGCAGTGTCAGTGGATCCGGCAAAAGTTTGAGACGCCGGGCGTCATGCAGTTCAGCCTGGAGGAGAAAAGAACTCTGCTGGCCCGTATGGTGCGGTCCACCAG GTTCGAGGAGTTCCTGCAGAAGAAGTGGTCGGCCGAGAAGCGCTTCGGCCTGGAGGGATGCGAGTCTCTCATCCCGGCTCTCAAGACCATCATTGACATGTCGTCTGGGAGCGGGGTGGAGTACGTCATCATGGGCATGCCTCATAG GGGCCGTCTTAACGTTTTGGCCAACGTGATCCGTAAAGAACTGGAGCAGATCTTCTGTCAGTTTGACTCTAAGCTGGAAGCGGCAGACGAG GGTTCCGGGGACGTCAAGTACCACCTGGGCATGTACCACCGCAGGATCAACCGCGTGACCGACCGCAACATCACCTTGTCCCTGGTGGCCAACCCCTCGCACCTGGAGGCGGCCGACCCGGTGGTGCAGGGGAAGACCAAGGCCGAGCAGTTTTATTGCGGGGATGACGACGGCAACCGG GTGATGTCCATCCTCATCCACGGAGACGCCGCCTTCGCCGGTCAGGGCATCGTGTACGAGACCTTCCATCTGTCTGACCTGCCGTCCTACACCACGCACGGCACCGTGCATGTGGTGGTCAACAACCAG ATCGGCTTCACCACGGATCCGCGCATGGCTCGCTCGTCACCGTACCCGACGGACGTGGCGCGCGTGGTCAACGCTCCCATCTTTCACGTCAACGCCGACGACCCGGAGGCGGTCATCTACGTGTGCAAGGTGGCGGCAGAGTGGCGGGCCACCTTCCACAAGGACGTGGTGGTGGACCTAGTGTGCTACCGGCGCATGGGCCACAACGAGATGGACGAGCCCATGTTCACGCAGCCGCTCATGTACAAGCAAATCAAGAAGCAGAAACCCGTCCTGCTCAAGTACGCTGAGAAGCTCATCGCTGACGGAAGCGTGACCCGACAGGAGTACGAG GAGGAGATCGCCAAGTACGACAAGATCTGCGAGGAGGCCCACGCTCGCTCCAAGGATGAGAAGATCCTACACATCAAGCACTGGCTGGACTCACCGTGGCCCG GTTTCTTCACGCTCGATGGCCAGCCCAAGTCCATGAGCTGCCCCTCCACCGGATTGACCGAGGAGAACCTCAACCACATCGGACAAGTGGCCTCTTCTGTACCCGTGGAGGACTTCACCATCCATGGAG GTCTGAGCCGCATCCTGAAGGGTCGCGCGGCAATGGTTGGTCAGCGAACGGTGGACTGGGCCCTGGGGGAGTACATGGCCTTCGGCTCTCTGCTGAAGGAAGGCATCCACGTGCGCCTTTCGGGCCAGGACGTGGAGCGGGGCACCTTCAG CCACCGTCATCACGTCCTCCATGATCAGAACGTGGACAAAAGAATCTGCATCCCCATGAACCACCTGGCCCCAGACCAGGCGCCCTACACCGTCTGCAACAGCTCCCTGTCAGAGTACGGTGTCCTGG GCTTCGAGCTGGGATTCGCCATGGCCAGCCCCAACGCACTGATTCTGTGGGAGGCGCAGTTTGGCGACTTCCACAACACGGCGCAGTGCATCATCGACCAGTTCATTTGCCCCGGCCAGGCCAAGTGGGTCCGGCAGAACGGCatcgtgctgctgctgccgcacGGCATGGAGGGCATG GGTCCCGAACATTCTTCGGCTCGCCCGGAGAGGTTCCTCCAGATGTGCAACGACGACCCCGACATCATGCCT GCGCTGAGCGACGACTTTGCTGTGCGTCAGTTGTATGACTGCAATTGGATTGTGGTCAACTGCTCCAATCCGGGCAATTATTTCCACGTCATCCGCCGGCAGATCCTGCTGCCCTTCAGGAAGCCG CTGATTGTGTTCACTCCCAAGTCGTTGCTGCGCCACCCAGAAGCCAGGTCCAGTTTTGACGAGATGCTGCCAG GAAGCGAGTTCAAGAGGTTGATCCCCGAGGAGGGCATGGCAGCCCAGCGTCCCGAGGAGGTCAAGAGGTTAATCTTCTGCACGGGCAAAGTTTACTACGAGCTCATCAAGGAGAGGAAGAACCGCGACATGGAAGCCACGGTCGCCATAGCGCGCGTCGAGCAG TTGTCTCCGTTCCCGTTCGACCAAGTGGAGGCGGAGTCGAAGCGCTTTGCCAACGCCGACCTGGTGTGGTGCCAGGAGGAGCACAAGAACCAAGGCTACTACGACTATGTCAAACCTCGCATCAGGACCACCATCCAGAGGGCCAAGCCCGTCTG GTACGCCGGTCGCGGCCCCGCTGCTGCGCCAGCTACGGGTAACAAGAACACTCACCTTCTGGAGCTACGCCGTTTGTTGGACAGCGCCTTTGGTCTGGACGCCTTTCAGGACCAGCAGTAG